A genomic window from Cricetulus griseus strain 17A/GY chromosome 4, alternate assembly CriGri-PICRH-1.0, whole genome shotgun sequence includes:
- the LOC100770641 gene encoding 40S ribosomal protein S16 isoform X2 produces the protein MVFRRKKTATAVAHCNRGNALIKGNRRPLAQICAIRQSISKALVAYYQEYVDEASKKEIKDILIQYDPTLLVADPRRFEPKRFGGPGAGARYQKSY, from the exons ATG GTCTTCAGACGCAAGAAGACGGCCACAGCCGTAGCGCACTGCAATCGGGGAAACGCGCTCATCAAGGGGAACAGACGCCCCCTGGCCCAGATTTGTGCCATCCGACAGTCCATCTCCAAAGCCCTGGTGGCTTATTACCAGGAGTATGTGGATGAAGCCTCTAAGAAGGAGATCAAAGATATCCTCATCCAATATGATCCGACCCTGCTTGTAGCTGATCCTCGTCGCTTTGAGCCCAAAAGGTTCGGAGGTCCTGGAGCCGGTGCTCGATACCAGAAATCTTACTGA
- the LOC100770641 gene encoding 40S ribosomal protein S16 isoform X1 gives MSVQVFRRKKTATAVAHCNRGNALIKGNRRPLAQICAIRQSISKALVAYYQEYVDEASKKEIKDILIQYDPTLLVADPRRFEPKRFGGPGAGARYQKSY, from the exons ATG TCTGTGCAGGTCTTCAGACGCAAGAAGACGGCCACAGCCGTAGCGCACTGCAATCGGGGAAACGCGCTCATCAAGGGGAACAGACGCCCCCTGGCCCAGATTTGTGCCATCCGACAGTCCATCTCCAAAGCCCTGGTGGCTTATTACCAGGAGTATGTGGATGAAGCCTCTAAGAAGGAGATCAAAGATATCCTCATCCAATATGATCCGACCCTGCTTGTAGCTGATCCTCGTCGCTTTGAGCCCAAAAGGTTCGGAGGTCCTGGAGCCGGTGCTCGATACCAGAAATCTTACTGA
- the Zfand2a gene encoding AN1-type zinc finger protein 2A, whose product MEFPDLGKHCSEPTCKQLDFLPVTCDACKQDFCKDHFSYASHKCPFAFKKDVQVPVCPLCNVPIPMKRGEIPDVVVGEHMDRDCTFHPGRNKKKVFTHRCSKEGCRKKEMLQLACAQCHGNFCIQHRHPLDHNCQAGSSSASKERPSASRAPEQKPSGISWLAQQLRRTVK is encoded by the exons ATGGAGTTTCCTGACTTGGGGAAGCACTGCTCAGAACCGACTTGCAAGCAGCTGG attttctGCCAGTAACATGTGACGCATGTAAACAAGATTTCTGTAAAGACCATTTTTCCTATGCCAGTCATAAGTGTCCCTTTGCATTCAAGAAG GATGTGCAGGTTCCCGTGTGTCCCCTCTGTAATGTCCCCATCCCTATGAAAAGAGGCGAGATCCCAGATGTGGTGGTTGGAGAGCACATGGACAGAGATTGCACCTTTCACCCTGGGAGGAACAAAAAGAAG GTTTTCACACATCGATGCTCAAAAGAGGGATGCAGGAAGAAGGAGATGCTGCAGCTGGCTTGTGCACAATGCCATGGCAACTTCTGCATTCAGCACCGGCATCCTCTGGACCACAACTgccaagctgggagcagctcgGCCAGCAAAGAGAG accttCAGCATCCAGAGCTCCTGAGCAGAAGCCGTCAGGAATCAGTTGGCTGGCCCAGCAACTCAG GCGAACCGTGAAGTGA